From Bdellovibrionales bacterium, one genomic window encodes:
- a CDS encoding divergent polysaccharide deacetylase family protein, with protein MSDDAQAPDVGSVNVAIALQAALAARRETFLARYPRKVKLAATGLLLVLLVLPLFMGGGAHVRPSYRAAHDVAPEEEMDLASIPTTLDKTPTKERHEPKTEAEQQAATANDANTEPLSIAPDMALVEETPTGFLPKIAEDGRRPWQVYARTFDFRDPRPRIALVIGDMGFSRVATDAALHRLPPAVTLAFDAQGTSIDEWVTRARQDGHETLLSLPMEPFDYPRNDSGPKSLLTTLPNSDNMVRLRDVLRLAQGYVGLTTLSGSRFVTDSVKMEPVLEEARKRGLLFLDSKISSHSIISDLAVKMKVPTAQSVRFIDSTPTPQAIDAALAQLEQIARVEGAVVAMAEPLPVTLDRIEIWARHLRERGVALVPLSSVVR; from the coding sequence GTGAGCGACGACGCGCAAGCCCCCGATGTCGGTTCCGTCAATGTCGCCATTGCCCTTCAAGCGGCGCTGGCGGCGCGACGTGAGACATTTCTAGCGCGCTACCCGCGCAAGGTGAAGCTGGCGGCGACGGGCCTGTTGTTGGTTCTTTTGGTGCTTCCTCTTTTTATGGGGGGTGGGGCGCATGTTCGTCCTTCTTACCGTGCGGCGCATGATGTCGCGCCAGAGGAAGAGATGGATTTGGCCTCGATCCCCACGACCCTTGATAAAACACCGACAAAGGAACGTCATGAGCCCAAGACAGAGGCCGAGCAACAAGCGGCCACGGCCAATGACGCGAATACCGAGCCTTTAAGCATTGCGCCCGATATGGCGTTGGTGGAGGAAACGCCGACGGGCTTTCTTCCCAAAATAGCGGAAGATGGACGCCGTCCTTGGCAGGTTTATGCCAGAACCTTTGATTTTCGCGACCCGCGCCCCCGCATTGCGCTGGTGATTGGCGATATGGGCTTTTCGCGGGTGGCGACGGATGCCGCCTTGCATCGCCTGCCGCCCGCTGTGACGCTTGCGTTTGATGCGCAGGGCACGTCGATTGACGAATGGGTAACGCGGGCGCGGCAAGACGGGCATGAAACGCTGCTCTCCTTGCCGATGGAGCCGTTTGACTACCCGCGCAATGATTCAGGGCCGAAGTCCCTTTTGACGACCTTGCCGAACAGCGACAATATGGTGCGTCTGCGTGATGTGTTGCGCCTTGCCCAAGGCTATGTCGGGCTGACGACCCTTTCCGGATCGCGTTTTGTGACGGACTCGGTGAAGATGGAGCCCGTTTTGGAAGAGGCGCGCAAACGGGGGCTTTTGTTTTTAGATTCCAAAATCTCGTCGCACAGCATCATCAGCGATTTGGCGGTCAAGATGAAAGTGCCGACAGCGCAAAGCGTGCGCTTTATTGACTCGACCCCGACGCCGCAAGCCATCGACGCGGCGCTCGCGCAGCTAGAACAAATCGCGCGGGTTGAAGGCGCTGTTGTCGCGATGGCGGAGCCTTTGCCCGTCACGCTTGACCGGATTGAGATTTGGGCGCGTCACCTTCGCGAGCGCGGCGTTGCGCTGGTTCCGCTCTCCTCGGTGGTGCGATAG